AGATGCGGGAATCTCTTCAACGCACCTACAACCGCCTTGGTGAAGAAGGACATGAAACCTAGGCCTACGTCATGCTTCTCTTGAAAAGCTTGCTTACGGCGCTTGCGCACATCCAGGATCGCTGTCATATCCACTTCGTTGAAGGTAGTCAGCATGGCAGCCGTATGCTGCGCTTCGACCAAACGATTCGCAATCGTTTGACGACGACGGGACATGCGAGTGCGTTCTACCGGCTTGCCATACTCAGCGGCCGGCGCTTGTGCTGCCGGTGCAGCAGTGGAAGCTGCAGGCTTGCTCGGTGCAGCAGGCTGCTTGGCTTCATTATGATTCTTCACATCATCATGGTAAATCCGACCGATTGGGTCGCGGCCCTGTACCTGGTCCAGATCAATCCCGCGTTCACGAGCCAGTTTGCGTGCGGATGGCGATGCAGTCAGACCCGCTCCTTCCTCGTTCTGAGCCGGTACCGGAGCTTGCGGCTTCGGTGCTTCTGCTGCGGGTGCCGGAGCAGCCTCCGTTTGTGCGGATGCTGGTGCTTCAGCCGCCTTCGCTGCCGGAGCGCTTGCAACGCCTTCCTGCGGAGAAATTTGACCGATAACTTCACCGATCGTTACATTCTCCCCTTCTTGACGAAGGATTTTTTCCACAACGCCTTCTGACTCTGCGCTAATTTCAAGATTAACCTTATCCGTTTCTAACTCGAGCAGCACATCACCGATGTTAACGCTATCCCCTTCTTTAACGTGCCATTTGAATATCGTTCCTTCGGTGATGGATTCGCCCATAGCTGGTACAGTAATTTCGCTCACAGCCGCTACCTCCCCAATGAGATCTCTTGATTTATAGTTTTACGATTAAGGGCAAAAGAAATGATGGTCTGTTGCTCATAAGCATGAACATCCTGATAGCCGCTAGCAGGGCTCGAACGCTCAGGACGTCCGCTGTAACGGACCTCTGTGCCTTTAGGTGCAATTTCACGAATTCTTGGTTCCATGAAGCTCCAGCTGCCCATGTTCTGAGGTTCTTCCTGAACCCACAGAATCTCTTTCAGGTTCGGATACTTCTGCAGCACACGGGAAATTTCTTCTTTAGGGAACGGATACAGCTGTTCCACACGAAGAATATGAATCCAGGACTGATCCTGATCCTTCTGCTTATCCAGCGCATCCTCCAAATCGATGGCAACTTTCCCCGAGCACAGAACAAGGCGCTCCACCTTCTTCGGTGATTGGCCAAGACCCGGCTGCTCCATCACTTTCTGGAAACCGCCCTCACTAAACGCGTTCACAGGCGATGCCACGCGCGGATTACGAATCAAGCTCTTCGGAGCCATAATCACCAGCGGTCTGGCATCTTCCGTTTCGGTCAAGGAAGCCTGTTTGCGCAGCAGATGGAAATACTGAGCAGCGGAAGTCAGATTTGCAACCGTCCAGT
This Paenibacillus sp. JZ16 DNA region includes the following protein-coding sequences:
- the odhB gene encoding 2-oxoglutarate dehydrogenase complex dihydrolipoyllysine-residue succinyltransferase, coding for MSEITVPAMGESITEGTIFKWHVKEGDSVNIGDVLLELETDKVNLEISAESEGVVEKILRQEGENVTIGEVIGQISPQEGVASAPAAKAAEAPASAQTEAAPAPAAEAPKPQAPVPAQNEEGAGLTASPSARKLARERGIDLDQVQGRDPIGRIYHDDVKNHNEAKQPAAPSKPAASTAAPAAQAPAAEYGKPVERTRMSRRRQTIANRLVEAQHTAAMLTTFNEVDMTAILDVRKRRKQAFQEKHDVGLGFMSFFTKAVVGALKRFPHLNAEIDGDDIVVKKFYDIGIAVSAKEGLVVPVVRDADRLGFAEIEKEIGNLAAKARNNALSLSELQGGTFTITNGGVFGSLLSTPILNTPQVGILGMHKIQLRPVAIDAERMENRPMMYIALSYDHRIVDGSEAVRFLVTVKELLEDPESLLLEG